The Metabacillus schmidteae genome includes a region encoding these proteins:
- a CDS encoding ABC transporter substrate-binding protein — protein MSSTYRKSWLSLFLLSITILILGACGNTNEETTESEGAKEKNDTPSEETYTVEHAMGTTEITGTPEKVVILTNEGTEALLAMGVTPVGAVQSWLGEPWYDHISEEMTDVQVVGTESEVNVEAIAALKPDLIIGNKMRQEKVYEQLKAIAPTVFSETLRGDWQENFNLYAKALNREEEGKKVIADFESRITSLKDSLGDKANQEVSVVRFMAGLTRVYYTDTFSGVIFDKLGLKHSNSVQELFKDNPDDLFVREVGKEIIPQLDADILFYFTYAPPGDTEATKTEEDWTNDPLWKNLEVVKANKAYKVDDAIWNTAGGVIAANLLLDDIENKLGSE, from the coding sequence ATGAGCAGTACTTACAGAAAGTCTTGGTTATCATTATTTTTACTAAGCATTACAATTCTTATTCTTGGGGCATGTGGGAATACAAATGAAGAAACAACTGAATCTGAAGGTGCGAAAGAAAAAAATGATACACCATCAGAAGAAACATATACAGTTGAACATGCTATGGGAACAACTGAAATTACTGGAACTCCAGAAAAAGTTGTTATTTTAACAAATGAAGGAACTGAAGCTCTGCTTGCAATGGGAGTAACACCGGTTGGAGCTGTTCAATCATGGCTTGGAGAGCCATGGTATGATCATATCTCTGAAGAAATGACAGATGTTCAAGTCGTTGGTACTGAGAGTGAAGTAAATGTAGAAGCCATTGCTGCACTAAAACCAGACTTAATTATTGGAAACAAAATGCGACAAGAAAAGGTCTATGAACAATTAAAGGCGATTGCACCGACCGTTTTCTCTGAGACATTAAGAGGTGACTGGCAGGAAAACTTTAATTTATATGCAAAAGCATTAAATCGTGAAGAAGAGGGCAAAAAGGTCATTGCTGATTTTGAATCACGTATTACATCATTGAAGGATTCACTTGGCGATAAAGCTAATCAGGAAGTTTCTGTTGTACGTTTTATGGCAGGTTTGACAAGAGTTTATTATACTGATACATTCTCTGGTGTCATTTTTGACAAGCTGGGGTTAAAACATTCCAATTCCGTTCAAGAGTTATTTAAAGATAACCCGGATGATTTATTCGTACGTGAAGTTGGAAAAGAAATCATTCCGCAATTAGATGCTGATATTTTATTTTACTTCACATACGCACCACCGGGTGATACAGAAGCAACTAAAACTGAAGAAGATTGGACAAACGATCCTCTCTGGAAAAACCTGGAGGTAGTAAAAGCTAATAAAGCATATAAAGTTGATGATGCGATCTGGAATACCGCCGGTGGCGTAATTGCAGCTAACTTACTATTAGATGATATCGAAAACAAATTAGGTTCTGAATAA